In Sporosarcina luteola, a single window of DNA contains:
- a CDS encoding ABC transporter permease subunit, whose protein sequence is MSLLKFELKKIWRQKKLIWLLVVVLLCIGWMYYQNTIEQDLMAKEAEENLFSVVLKTDQLYAELLPLDRENKLTEEQAKQFDSLNVMSTAIFQWKSAIYGKRWDEIPQIENDFLLNLAKYEEAGGTFTALMGVEREKAIEKNAYLMERGLPYANETYPVSPALQMSKIAPILLGPAGLLLLLLLFGNAYTSEKEQQTLLTLRTQPLRRWKLLLAKYAGLLVVMIFFLSVIAIGGWAIPNIFGDAFNDLSYPQFLETGDSFAIIPVWQHLLNVTVIFFGAGSFLFALSLMIGTQLRSSFSTIMLTGFVTMVGVVLTDTLPIVQTPWNPFQFFRAHQFLTEMPVHPIWVYAVSALLWSATLFIVTGRLREGERGLFKTTDKLKPYRKGRTKQLRSVWNNGLFEWRKSRRRGLVGQSLIVLSIAVIVGYFYFAEQVREKENESLGGLTSLVERTESEIIPYYKEAIQAFEKLVAESNAKGEDGDFIYGQNIDTYLGYIEGAREEAALAERALDGYEKREWALFYDYHLFNDHRYLENLIEMKKHNYSPYTIFGYETAIAQKEWMKEHAIQPVFAGTYIPNIHDQWKAENRKEKKADEMRNRKVDHSGLFSLYMYFRDYLYFIPLLLFLLLVGAGFSGERGKRPTLHLLETLPITKRSLFLGKVLFGSIVAIGSAIGVFLLAVLVGTVFNRFGDWMYPILHYHSRQEFQSFDFTGQRAFEGGYKFLPLGEYLLYALLLYVCVALFLLALTNVIGLFMRQPLVVYALTGLISGAGNLLSWKLDDFAQYSPFLYVNIPKIVNGEIMTLLNDPTISVYMGCAMLLGGTVFLLGVAYLGLSFEKRFVKKGKSVTATA, encoded by the coding sequence ATGAGCTTGTTGAAGTTTGAGCTTAAGAAGATTTGGCGGCAGAAGAAGCTGATTTGGTTATTGGTGGTAGTGCTTTTATGCATAGGCTGGATGTATTACCAAAATACAATAGAGCAAGATCTTATGGCGAAAGAGGCTGAGGAAAACCTCTTTTCTGTAGTCCTGAAAACCGATCAATTATACGCGGAACTTTTGCCGTTGGACCGGGAGAATAAATTGACTGAGGAGCAAGCGAAGCAATTCGACAGCTTGAACGTCATGTCGACAGCCATCTTTCAATGGAAAAGCGCCATCTATGGGAAGCGTTGGGATGAAATACCGCAAATCGAGAATGACTTCCTCTTAAATTTAGCGAAATACGAAGAAGCGGGTGGAACCTTCACCGCCTTAATGGGTGTGGAGAGGGAAAAGGCTATCGAAAAGAATGCCTATTTAATGGAACGCGGGCTGCCCTATGCCAATGAAACATATCCAGTATCGCCGGCCTTGCAAATGAGCAAGATTGCTCCCATTTTACTAGGTCCGGCAGGGCTTTTACTGCTGTTGCTTCTTTTCGGAAACGCCTACACATCCGAGAAAGAGCAGCAAACATTGTTGACGTTAAGAACGCAGCCCCTTCGCAGGTGGAAGTTGCTGCTAGCAAAATATGCGGGTTTGTTAGTTGTGATGATTTTCTTTTTATCTGTCATAGCGATTGGCGGATGGGCGATTCCGAATATTTTTGGAGATGCCTTTAATGATTTGTCATATCCGCAGTTCCTGGAGACGGGTGATTCTTTCGCCATTATTCCCGTTTGGCAGCATTTGTTGAACGTGACAGTCATATTTTTTGGAGCGGGGTCATTCCTTTTTGCTTTGTCACTTATGATTGGCACGCAATTAAGAAGCTCATTTTCCACGATCATGCTGACGGGCTTTGTCACGATGGTCGGTGTCGTGCTGACGGACACGCTGCCTATTGTGCAGACACCTTGGAATCCTTTTCAGTTTTTCCGCGCACATCAGTTTCTGACGGAAATGCCGGTCCATCCGATATGGGTATATGCCGTTTCAGCGCTTTTATGGAGTGCAACGTTGTTTATCGTAACGGGTCGTCTACGGGAAGGGGAACGTGGTTTATTCAAAACGACTGATAAACTAAAACCATACCGCAAAGGAAGGACGAAACAGCTCCGCTCTGTTTGGAATAATGGTTTGTTCGAATGGCGTAAATCGAGGCGAAGGGGGCTTGTTGGGCAGTCCTTAATTGTCTTATCGATAGCGGTTATTGTCGGCTATTTCTATTTTGCGGAGCAGGTGAGGGAGAAGGAGAACGAATCCCTTGGCGGCTTAACGTCCCTAGTAGAGAGGACAGAGTCGGAAATCATTCCTTACTATAAGGAAGCCATTCAGGCATTTGAGAAGCTCGTTGCTGAATCAAATGCGAAGGGCGAAGATGGAGATTTCATCTATGGCCAAAATATTGATACTTATCTTGGTTATATAGAGGGCGCCCGCGAAGAAGCGGCGCTAGCCGAACGCGCGTTGGATGGCTATGAAAAGCGTGAATGGGCTCTGTTTTACGATTATCATTTGTTCAATGACCATCGATATCTCGAGAACTTGATAGAGATGAAAAAGCATAATTATAGCCCGTATACCATTTTCGGCTACGAAACCGCGATTGCGCAAAAAGAATGGATGAAAGAGCATGCTATCCAACCGGTCTTTGCGGGCACTTATATTCCAAACATCCATGACCAGTGGAAAGCGGAGAACCGGAAGGAGAAGAAAGCGGATGAAATGAGGAACCGGAAAGTGGACCATAGCGGATTGTTTTCGTTATATATGTATTTCCGTGACTATCTGTATTTCATTCCCTTGCTTCTATTCCTGCTACTTGTAGGCGCGGGCTTTTCCGGCGAGCGCGGAAAGAGGCCGACACTACATCTGTTGGAGACGCTGCCGATTACAAAGCGATCCCTTTTCCTTGGGAAAGTGCTTTTCGGTTCAATCGTTGCAATAGGAAGCGCAATTGGGGTGTTCTTGCTCGCTGTGTTGGTTGGGACGGTGTTCAACCGGTTCGGCGACTGGATGTATCCGATACTGCATTATCATAGCAGACAAGAATTTCAATCGTTTGATTTTACAGGGCAGCGAGCATTCGAGGGTGGGTACAAATTTCTTCCTTTGGGTGAGTACTTGCTCTATGCACTTTTGCTTTATGTCTGTGTCGCATTGTTCCTCCTCGCGCTGACGAATGTAATAGGACTCTTCATGCGGCAGCCGCTAGTGGTATATGCACTGACTGGATTGATCAGTGGAGCAGGTAATTTGTTGAGCTGGAAATTGGACGATTTCGCCCAGTACTCACCGTTCCTTTATGTAAACATACCGAAAATCGTCAATGGGGAAATCATGACGCTACTGAACGATCCGACAATTAGTGTGTATATGGGCTGCGCTATGCTGCTCGGAGGCACGGTTTTCCTTTTGGGTGTGGCTTATTTGGGATTGAGTTTTGAGAAGAGGTTTGTGAAAAAAGGGAAGTCGGTTACAGCAACGGCATGA
- a CDS encoding cytochrome c oxidase assembly protein: MHDAHSIEHHFLLTDLLFGIPALLAVGLYIGAVVLTNRRGRLRKWPGLRTLSFVAGVLFAAAALVGPLVRQSHADFTAHMAGHLLLGMLAPLLIALAAPMTLVLRTLNVHLARKLSRLLQSLFVGFFTHPVVASILNIGGLWLLYTTDLYAAMHSNFLLHIIVHIHVFLAGYLFTISLVYIDPVFHRFSYTYRTVVFILALAGHGILSKFIYAYPPAGVPVEQARVGAMLMYYGGDTVDLLLIFILFKHWYQSVRPRKLVSTVGKAV; encoded by the coding sequence ATGCATGATGCACATAGTATTGAGCATCATTTTCTACTGACCGATCTGCTTTTTGGAATTCCTGCTCTGCTTGCGGTCGGGTTATATATCGGGGCAGTGGTTCTTACAAATAGACGGGGACGACTTCGTAAATGGCCTGGGCTCCGCACACTTTCTTTTGTAGCAGGTGTGCTTTTTGCAGCAGCGGCATTGGTCGGCCCGCTCGTACGTCAATCCCATGCCGATTTTACAGCTCACATGGCAGGGCATTTACTGCTTGGTATGCTCGCCCCGCTTCTCATTGCACTCGCTGCGCCTATGACATTAGTATTGCGCACGTTAAATGTCCACTTGGCAAGAAAGCTCAGCCGACTGTTGCAAAGTTTGTTTGTTGGTTTCTTCACTCACCCGGTCGTTGCTTCCATCTTAAACATCGGCGGACTGTGGCTTCTCTATACGACCGATTTATATGCGGCGATGCATTCGAATTTTTTGCTCCACATCATTGTTCACATCCACGTCTTTCTTGCCGGTTATTTATTCACGATATCTTTGGTTTATATCGATCCCGTCTTCCACCGTTTCAGTTACACGTACAGGACTGTCGTCTTCATCTTGGCGCTTGCCGGCCATGGCATCCTGTCAAAATTCATTTATGCGTATCCACCGGCGGGAGTCCCGGTAGAACAGGCAAGGGTCGGTGCCATGCTGATGTATTATGGCGGAGATACAGTCGATTTGCTGCTGATCTTCATCCTGTTCAAGCACTGGTATCAATCGGTTCGTCCTCGCAAACTTGTTTCAACGGTAGGGAAAGCAGTGTAG
- a CDS encoding YugN family protein has product MLKLQTELEGQTASFGIVSDCIRELGYHIGGNWDYDRGCFDHILCQEGGETIYIRIPFFVTEGQLDDYEASIKFGTPYIIKHVVHIGLDRDGDSLLDATGFSQFQQPIDKDGKIINKNRWIHAGEVAVKDLLDCMHAQNLLKSS; this is encoded by the coding sequence ATGTTGAAATTACAAACGGAGCTGGAAGGGCAGACTGCTTCTTTCGGTATTGTGAGCGACTGCATCCGGGAACTCGGCTACCATATAGGTGGAAATTGGGATTATGACAGGGGATGCTTCGATCATATCCTGTGCCAAGAAGGCGGCGAGACCATCTATATCCGAATTCCCTTTTTCGTTACGGAAGGCCAGCTGGACGATTACGAAGCGTCCATTAAATTCGGCACTCCTTACATCATCAAGCATGTCGTCCATATCGGTCTCGATCGGGACGGTGATTCATTATTGGATGCGACTGGATTTAGTCAATTCCAGCAGCCAATTGACAAGGACGGGAAGATTATCAATAAAAACAGATGGATTCATGCGGGGGAAGTTGCTGTGAAAGACCTTTTGGACTGTATGCATGCACAGAATTTGTTGAAATCCAGTTAA
- a CDS encoding DUF2243 domain-containing protein encodes MHNTQAHSDNRVTFARRNIWSGILFGLGFVAFLDETLFHQLLHWHKFYDKSTVAVGLVSDGLFHAFSWFATVGGLFLVADLRRRNALWHKMFWGGKLLGGGAFQLYDGTIQHKIMRIHQIRYNVDILPYDLVWNISAAIMIAVGIGLIVSARRDKRIGKGAFSHA; translated from the coding sequence ATACATAACACGCAAGCACATTCAGATAACAGAGTAACATTTGCGCGTCGAAACATTTGGTCGGGCATTTTGTTTGGATTAGGATTTGTTGCATTTCTTGATGAGACATTGTTCCATCAGCTGCTCCATTGGCATAAGTTTTACGATAAATCGACTGTCGCGGTCGGTCTTGTATCGGATGGGCTGTTTCACGCATTCAGCTGGTTTGCGACTGTCGGTGGCTTATTCCTCGTTGCCGATCTACGGAGGCGAAATGCACTATGGCATAAGATGTTTTGGGGAGGAAAGTTGCTGGGCGGCGGGGCTTTCCAGCTCTATGACGGCACCATCCAGCATAAGATCATGCGCATCCATCAAATTCGATACAATGTCGATATTTTACCGTATGACCTCGTCTGGAATATTTCTGCGGCCATCATGATTGCTGTTGGTATCGGTTTGATTGTAAGTGCGAGACGCGACAAGCGTATAGGTAAAGGAGCGTTTTCTCATGCATGA
- the rluF gene encoding 23S rRNA pseudouridine(2604) synthase RluF has translation MRINKYLSEAGIVSRRGADKWIEDGRVTINGKPAELGSRVEQGDEVYVDGKPVKTEEQLVYIVLNKPVGITSTTERHIEGNVVDFVNHPLRIFHIGRLDKDSDGLLLLTNDGDIVNEILREEHGHEKEYIVTVDRPLTKEFIHKMESGVEILDTVTKPCKVKQLGPRKFNITLTQGLNRQIRRMCSALGYNVRRLQRTRIMNIHLGNLPIGQWRDLTDKEQKEMFQMLDYEPKR, from the coding sequence ATGAGAATTAATAAATATTTAAGCGAAGCCGGCATCGTCTCCCGACGAGGTGCTGATAAATGGATCGAAGACGGGCGCGTCACAATTAACGGCAAGCCCGCTGAACTCGGAAGCAGAGTTGAGCAAGGGGATGAAGTCTATGTCGACGGCAAACCCGTGAAAACCGAAGAGCAGCTCGTCTATATCGTTCTCAATAAACCCGTCGGCATTACAAGCACAACCGAACGCCACATCGAAGGGAATGTCGTCGATTTCGTCAACCACCCGCTCCGCATCTTCCATATCGGGCGGCTCGACAAAGACTCGGATGGCTTGCTTCTTCTAACGAATGACGGCGACATCGTGAATGAAATCCTACGCGAAGAACACGGCCACGAAAAAGAATATATCGTCACCGTCGACCGCCCGCTCACAAAGGAATTCATTCACAAAATGGAATCCGGCGTCGAAATCCTCGATACAGTAACGAAACCATGCAAAGTGAAACAACTGGGCCCCCGCAAATTCAACATCACGTTGACACAAGGCCTGAATCGCCAAATCCGCCGCATGTGCTCCGCACTCGGCTACAATGTCCGACGCCTCCAGCGCACACGGATCATGAACATCCATCTCGGTAACTTACCGATAGGACAATGGCGCGACTTGACAGATAAGGAACAAAAGGAAATGTTTCAAATGCTTGATTATGAGCCGAAAAGGTGA
- a CDS encoding SurA N-terminal domain-containing protein yields MKKMMITLITGLLAVVLVACGGNEESTEAPNDDKAKTAETDQQKEQQKQMEEMQKKLEEQQVDENKTVAIVNDKEILGSDFNAALASIQGQMQLTGQDPSSKEAAEQAKTQTIDSLVGQTLLLQEADKKSYKVSEEDINKQLDEIKKQFKTEKELKAVLKESGMDMKTLKTKIADDIKIKKYVEKEVPAGKITDEEIQQMYDQYAEQGKSTGQEVPKLEEIKPQIEQSLHQQKQQEKLALQVEELKKNATIDIKI; encoded by the coding sequence ATGAAAAAAATGATGATTACATTAATAACCGGTCTATTGGCCGTTGTTTTAGTAGCATGCGGAGGAAATGAAGAAAGTACAGAAGCCCCAAATGATGATAAAGCAAAAACAGCGGAAACCGATCAGCAGAAGGAACAGCAAAAGCAAATGGAAGAAATGCAAAAGAAATTAGAAGAACAGCAAGTAGATGAAAATAAAACTGTTGCCATAGTGAATGATAAAGAAATTTTAGGAAGCGACTTCAATGCCGCTCTAGCATCTATACAAGGACAAATGCAGCTAACGGGACAAGATCCGTCCTCTAAAGAAGCTGCAGAGCAGGCAAAAACCCAAACAATTGACAGCTTGGTCGGGCAAACTCTTCTTCTTCAAGAGGCAGATAAAAAAAGCTATAAAGTCTCAGAAGAAGATATTAATAAGCAATTGGACGAAATAAAGAAACAGTTTAAAACAGAAAAAGAACTCAAAGCAGTTCTTAAAGAATCTGGCATGGATATGAAAACACTTAAAACTAAAATAGCTGACGATATTAAAATTAAAAAGTACGTTGAGAAAGAAGTGCCGGCTGGCAAAATAACCGATGAAGAAATTCAACAAATGTATGATCAATATGCGGAACAAGGAAAAAGCACTGGACAAGAAGTTCCAAAGCTTGAAGAAATAAAACCCCAAATAGAACAATCTCTTCATCAGCAAAAACAGCAGGAAAAACTCGCTCTGCAGGTTGAAGAGTTAAAGAAAAATGCGACCATTGACATAAAGATTTAA
- a CDS encoding ABC transporter ATP-binding protein, whose product MILSIKDVHKSYGKEQVLKGITFDIEEPQIIALVGPNGSGKSTLMNIITNLLPADKGEVKVLGKSNRDPNIFREISFMQDNTVLYDYLTGYDHLQFICDVQGLSKKQLLDTAERIGITSYLNKKVKNYSLGMKQHLLLAMAVVNKPKLMILDEPLNGLDPTSAIRVRNLLLSLREEGTAILLSSHNLAEIDRVTSSILFLKKGNLIQENMAEFEQVRYQIAVNDVVKGEKVLAAVGIPVEVVDGRLHLYRKDVGLDRVFYLLDQEQIVIDDIEKKVFGSEERYRKIFTEEKKANELVEV is encoded by the coding sequence ATGATTTTATCTATTAAAGACGTGCACAAATCATATGGCAAGGAGCAGGTGCTAAAAGGGATTACGTTTGATATCGAGGAGCCGCAGATCATTGCGCTTGTGGGACCGAATGGGTCGGGGAAGTCGACGTTGATGAACATCATTACAAATTTGCTGCCTGCGGACAAAGGGGAAGTGAAGGTTCTTGGGAAGAGCAATCGGGATCCGAATATTTTCCGTGAAATTTCGTTTATGCAGGACAATACGGTGCTCTACGATTATTTGACAGGGTACGATCATCTGCAATTCATCTGCGATGTGCAGGGACTGTCAAAGAAGCAATTGTTGGACACGGCTGAACGAATTGGCATTACGAGTTATTTGAATAAGAAAGTGAAGAATTACTCGCTTGGAATGAAACAGCATCTGCTGCTCGCAATGGCTGTCGTGAACAAGCCGAAGCTGATGATTTTGGATGAGCCGTTGAACGGACTTGACCCGACGAGCGCAATCCGGGTACGTAATTTGCTGCTCTCATTGCGTGAAGAAGGGACAGCTATTTTACTGTCCTCTCACAATCTAGCGGAAATCGACCGGGTGACGTCATCGATTTTATTCCTGAAGAAGGGGAATTTGATTCAGGAAAACATGGCGGAATTTGAGCAAGTACGTTATCAGATTGCTGTTAACGATGTCGTGAAGGGGGAAAAGGTATTGGCCGCAGTGGGCATACCTGTCGAGGTAGTGGATGGGCGACTGCATCTGTACCGGAAAGATGTAGGGCTTGACCGTGTGTTCTATTTATTGGATCAAGAGCAGATTGTCATTGACGATATCGAGAAGAAAGTGTTCGGTTCCGAGGAGCGCTACCGGAAAATCTTCACGGAAGAGAAGAAGGCCAATGAGCTTGTTGAAGTTTGA